The genome window AATCAGAACCGGCCGGCCCGAAAACCGCCGCAGTCGGCCCAACGGGCTTGGGGACTGACACATCCGCGCCGGCAGGGTTGGCAACTGAACAGAACATCAACAGGCACATCGGGACAAGACGTTTCGCTCTCTTCACGCTACTCTCCTTTAACAGATCGTTGTGGCCCGATTCGGGGCTCGGGCGGTAATCACCGGCAACGGCAGTGCGGACCATCCGGCAGGTGCCGCTGGGAAGAGGCCGCGCAACCTTCTGCAAAGTCACCCGTGAAGAGACCCGTGGCCGGATATGCGTGCAGTTTCCACGCACAGGGCCACAAGGGCTTCCACGGCCAGCCGCATGGAGCTCCGGGGAGCGTGCGGCCCCACCGCTGCCTGATCAATCACAGTGGTGGCCGCACCCATCGTTGCTGGTTGTCTCTGGCGGGGGAATTTCCTCCCGGGCCGGCAGGCCGACCCGGGGGGATGGAGCCGCGATGACATCAGTCATCGTGCTTGGGTTGAATAGTTATGCGGCGATACTTCGTGGGTCTTGTGCTTGCGCCACAGGGTAAGCAGCCAGCATGCAGCGGCAACGGCGAGCACCAGCAGGCAGATGCCGAAGGTGATCAGGCAGGCCTGCGCCATGTTCATGAAATGCGAGGGCGGCCACAGGTACCAGCCATCCTGGTAGAAGTCGGTGATTGTTTTCTGCAGGTTGCTCAGCACAACGCCGTCAGGGATGATCGGGTTGTCGTAGCCGCAGTCGCCGGTCGGCTTGAACCATTCGGGGAACCACTTGTCCAGCGGCAGGTGAAACGGGAAGGTCGGCTCGGGATTGCATCCCTGCACGCCAAAGGGGTTGTCGCTGTGGGCTGCCTCGTGGATCTTGTTGAGCTTGAGGCTGTAGCCGATCCCCTGGATGGTCCCCCAGAAGGCCAGCGCGTATCCCACCAGCTTGAGGCCGATGTTTTTGGGGTAGATCGCCGCGATGATCCCGCCGAATGCCATGCAGAAGAAGGCGAACCGGATGTACACGCACTGCTCGCACGGCCTCATGTAGAGCCAGATCTGAAACACCGAGTGGGCCAGAATGACCATGAACAGACTCACTGCGGCCATCAGGATCCACAGAAACCGCTTGTCCTGCCAGCCGGCTATCGTTTGTATCGGGGCGGCCTTGAATGTGTTAAACATTTCCGTGGGCTTCACAACGCATCTCCTTATTTGCTCTTGAGTTCGTTGATGAGCTGCAGCATGGAATCGACGGAGGTGATCGATTTGGTCATGATCAGATACTTGCCGTTGACGACGAATGCGGGCACACCCTGGATCTTGGCGACTTCATAGGAGGCGTCCCACTCCTTCAGCAGCGCCTTGACCTTGGGGTCGTTCTTCTCTTTGTCGAATTCGGCTCTGGTCATGCCCACCGCATTGAGGCCCGTCTGCAGGTAGGCGTCAGGCCCCGCGTCCCAGCGCTCCTTCTTGTCATGGTAGGCGTTGTAGTAGGCCATCTTGGCCTTTTTCAGGAGCGACTTCTCGCTGTAAAGGTCTTTGTCCTTCAGCCCGTTCTTCTGATCCCTGACCAGCAGGACGGCAAACAGTTCGCTTCCTTGCGGGCCATACTTGCCCTTTGTCTTAAGGTGAAACGGCCTGAATTGAAGATCAGCCGGCAACCGGGGCACCACCTTGGGGGTCACCTGCTTGTCATACTTGTAGCAGAAGGGGCAGTCGTAGCTGAAAACCTTGATCAGGGTGTTCTTCGCGTTGGGAATCGGCTTTTTCAGCGTGACGTAGTCGCTCCCTTCGCTGAAGGCAAAACAGGTGCTGGCCATAAACGCAACGAGAGCGAGACTTTTGACCAGTTTTTTCGCTATGTTCCCGTACATTTGATTTCTCCTTGTGATTCCGCTTCGTTAGTGGGATTAACTTTCCATACAGGCTGCCCGCGAAGGAGCGGCCAGCTCCGTTGCGGGCAGCCTGTATGCTGTCTTAGTACTGGAAGAGAGTT of Geobacter anodireducens contains these proteins:
- a CDS encoding disulfide oxidoreductase, which gives rise to MKPTEMFNTFKAAPIQTIAGWQDKRFLWILMAAVSLFMVILAHSVFQIWLYMRPCEQCVYIRFAFFCMAFGGIIAAIYPKNIGLKLVGYALAFWGTIQGIGYSLKLNKIHEAAHSDNPFGVQGCNPEPTFPFHLPLDKWFPEWFKPTGDCGYDNPIIPDGVVLSNLQKTITDFYQDGWYLWPPSHFMNMAQACLITFGICLLVLAVAAACWLLTLWRKHKTHEVSPHNYSTQAR
- a CDS encoding thiol:disulfide interchange protein; amino-acid sequence: MYGNIAKKLVKSLALVAFMASTCFAFSEGSDYVTLKKPIPNAKNTLIKVFSYDCPFCYKYDKQVTPKVVPRLPADLQFRPFHLKTKGKYGPQGSELFAVLLVRDQKNGLKDKDLYSEKSLLKKAKMAYYNAYHDKKERWDAGPDAYLQTGLNAVGMTRAEFDKEKNDPKVKALLKEWDASYEVAKIQGVPAFVVNGKYLIMTKSITSVDSMLQLINELKSK